TTCAACTTCAGTCATTCGGTCTTCATGTCTGCCACTTTCCATGAGGTCCTCACCGTCATCCACGTCGTCGGTGTGTTGACTAATCTCATCTGAGTGATGAGAGCATTCAATCTCTGATGCCCATTCCATACCTTCAGATATAGATGCTGGTCGTTCTGTTTCAACTGTAGTAGTGATCTCACAGGATGAGAGAAGAGGTTCAGCAGTTTCTGCTCTTGTTGAAGATTCCATTGACCTACTGTCTTCTTGTGGGTTTGAATGTGTATAAGTTCCCTGATTACGAGCCCCCATGCATGACCAGGAGGATAAGCGAAGAGCTGGACGTGACCATGCAGCCTGAGCCATGCACTGGGCTCTCCTCATCACCACCTGCAAACAAGCAAATTattataaagaataaaaaattggtGTACAGTTAATCAGACAAATGTCATAAGATTAAGTCTTCCCAAATGTTATACACCAATTTTTGAACCCATCTTGTGACAGAATGCCTGAGAAAGAATTATGAGGTATAGTTTTGACCACACAAGGTAGCAAAACAGCTATCGTTGTGTGAATGTCTCAACATGCTCATCAAACCTGAACGGCTGAACCTCAGTCAGTATAATGCATATAATATACAGCATGGACACTCACAATAAATTCTAGTGTCATACTCTGTTACAGGTTTCTATGATTATTTAATCCTGacaatgtcctcatcatttGAGTATAAAATTTAGCActtttaactctttttttttgcatattttgttatttctttccttttggggTATATATAGCATATTGTAGCAAATCTCATCTTTAataatttgtttccttttccaTAACATTCTTTTCTAATAGATGACAGATTTTATCAGAGAAAAAAATAGGACTACAAGGACTAGGATAAAAATAACCAGAAAATTGACAGCCCAGAATTAAGCAATTGGATATGGCCCCAAGAACAGAAGAGATCTGTCCTCCCCAGACTTGGCTAACTCatcaccatagttgtcacggcgccCAGGCGAACCAAGGCGGTCGTGGGGGGTAAattaaggcgacaccaacaaggcgcctaGGCATCGCATAGGTAACCAAGGCGccccctcaaaaaaaattgACCAGAGCAcctaggcgtcgccttgacaactatggtcatcACCCAATTTATTTACTGTTAATATTAAAATTCCATGTATATATCCTAAGTTTTAGCCAACATATTTGTTAAGTACTAAAATCCAGATCTGTTACCCCAGAATTGGCTGATTTAAGTATAAATATATTGAATGGATAAACCCATCCATAATTGTTCCGAATTTTGAGAcatgaactctctctctctctctttctctgggTCAGGGGGGGGGGTTTGAGAGAAGGGCAAAATTTTCAAGAAACAAATTTTTGGTCACCTGTCTCCTAGTGTTGTATCTATACAATGCCTGCTTGCCTAAGCAGAAAGGCTTACCTGTGTGCCATTGGAAACAGGGCGTAAAATTGCCCCCGCACCAGCAACTGTTGCTCTAGCACTAGCAATGGAGGGAAGACGAGAACCCAAGGCAGAAGCAGAACGATATACTGTGCTCAGAATTCTTGTTTGCTCTATCTGATTTCTCAAATCATTTAGCCATGCAGAAGCTGTTACCTGCACAAAAAAACCTATAAGAAAAAATACATATAGTGGCTAAAGGGCATACGGAGCATCCAACATTCGGGCCAAGTTGGTTGCAGCTATCCAAATTCTACAGGTTGCTTTTGCCAGAGAAGTGACTCAGccaaatttaatttaatttcctATTCAAGTTGCAATGATTATCCCATGTGTGTGACATTGTTCTATTGCCAAGCAGCTACTGCCAGAGAAGCGACTCacccaaaaataatttaatttcctATTTAAGTGGCAGACCATGTGTGTCATTGCTCTATTGGTTAAGTATTGCCTATCTGATAAAAGATACAAAATTTTATATCTTGCCCAGCAGCCAAGGGCATGGTACGAAATTCCATTCATGAAGTACTACAACATAGTAGTCATTTCaaatgagaagagagaaatccAGCAGAAGAGTTTTGGGAGGGCGAGGGAGAGCAAAATTTGTCCAGAATGTGGAGCTTTGATTGCTAAAAATTGACTACTTTTTAGAGGTCCATGCATCAGATTTACTGTAAAAACCATGCAAGGACataattgaataaataaaaagtAACTGCAGATACAGTGAACAAGTAAAGGGCACAAAGCAACTTTTAATATCAAGGGCCCTCTTTGCACCAATCACAAAACCAAAATTAGGCTTCCAGAGCTACAAAGAGGAATGTATACCCCAGGGATCTGCAAAATATTAAGTAATTGTTTTTCCTATTCCTTGACAGATGGAAAATTAGCAacacagaaatagaaattatcaCGGATAAGAGTTGAGGTACCTCAGAGCGTAAATCATCAACTGAAGCAGGTGAGAATGTAGGCACCAAATCAGCTCCATTAATTACTGAAGTGAGAAATTCATTTCCTGACTCTGCTAATTCCCAAGTCATACAAGCAGCTGCAAATTTGATTTCTAGTAAGAACTGGAGTAAAGATTGAGAAAGTACAACATAAGACATAGAAGAAGTAAGTAAATGAACATTACACCAAACATGGGTATGTGTACCATGAAAGAAGAGGTTCTGAATGCAGATCATAATTTAAGTACAAGTATAAAACATTTCAAAGCATTCAGAGAAAGGTTCTCAGATATACAATGAACACAAACCTGGTGCAAATGTCACACAAGTGGTCATTGAGAACTCCTGTTGCTCACGTAATGTATATGTTAAAATTGCTGCAGTTCCTCCCCCCAAGGAGTGTCCAACAATCTACATGAGTCCAATAGAGAAATTATTACTATAATGTTCAGTATAATTATCGGAACAACAGTAACTATAGCAGAAAATCCTGAATAATAAATCAAAAGCAGTCTGATAACATCCAATACAGAGTAAAAGCTACATTTGCTTTTGAACAGAAGATATGTACCATGACAGCACCTCATattctaaaaaacaaaagactcAGTCTGGTTCATTCGTCAGGCAGGACCATGTAGATGTCAATGGTTCAGAATAATTGATGCATCAAATGACCAATTCTGACACGTATGGCAACAGATTCAACGGACACATCTACTACCATTACAACCACGATTACCTCTACAACTGCTACTATTACTACTACCACTGCAAACACATATACAAAATAACTACCACATTCcttgtaaagaaaaaaaaaattatatctcCTTTACTGGTACTTATAGAGTTACTTATAAAATGAATATAATAATTTACAACCACGATTACCTCTACTACTGCTACTATTACTACTACCACTGCAAACGCATATACAAAATAACTACCACATCCCttgtaaagaagaaaaaattatatctcctaacattaagccacatcaagtcatcaaaaaacaaCATAGAACTAAAAGACAGCCGAAGCTGAAGAAACAAGTTATTGAAAggttgaaacaatcaaacatacatttgatTTATATAATCATCTCACATTTGGTCTATATTAATCTCAATCGATTGAcaacttagagagagagagtaccttgAAGCCGAAGGCTTGAGACTTGAAGGTCGAATTACTGGTACTTATAGAGTTACTTATAAAATGAAtataataatttgaactatccGTATATTAAATCTGCAAGTGAATAAAAgtaatttttctctctccccccccccccccccgctccacctttttttttatcagcaGTATGGATAACTTTGTTACACAGCCACAGCCACACACGTAATAGTTGCCTCTAAGGCTATGCCCACTCTCCCCTCCCAACATGTAATACCTGTCTCCCCCTCTCATGACAATTGTAGGATGTTTCATACGATATAGAAAATAATACCCTTAAACTAAATGCAATATTTGAAATAATAAGTAATTTAGATACACGCAGATCTAGATAATTGTAAATAATTTGCCCTCTTCCTTAACGTTTAAGTATTAATGTCAGTATTTAAAATGTGGACGTAACCCCAAAATATTCAAATATTAAATATGCAGTATAGTCCTATAGTCCCTGAATCCTGGTTTTGGAGCTTTGCCAAAGCTGACACGTTGTGTCTGTGTCCAATTCTAACACTTACACCCACATAACATAGCATACATCCAGTTGGAGCTTCCTGACTTGTACCCTGATACTTACTAACctctaaaaattaaaagaaattttcctctttttgatAAATTAATGGTTAATGGTGAACAATAGGAACTGACTCCATATCATATGGGATAAATTAAAGTCACTAATTTTCTAATAACTATACAGATTCTTGGGTATTCAATAAGGATGCATACCAGTTGAAAGTCCCATTCGCTTCTCTTTATTATGTAGAAATTTCCACATTTATCAATTACTTAGTACAATACGTGCATGGGATTCATAGATGATGGTTTTCTTCATTTTGACACAATATATATAATACACTGACAGCCCTAATATCTGCCACATCAAGATTAGTTGGTGCTCACATTTTGTGGGCACATAGTCCACGTACCACTAATTATGTTAGGCTTTAACTTTCAACCCAAATGTACTTCTGACATGCAACTACATGAAGCTTTGAGAAAGGTTTGAAATAGTCGACTCTCAACACTAGAGTTTAACtgctgaaaaaagaaaaacgaagATGAAAATAGACACATGGTAACCCACTGATCAATATAACTTAAGTAGGCCACTCAGGGGCACCCTATCAATCCAACAAGTCAAATTAGACACATAAGCCGTACAAGTGTCCCAAAGCTGGCATTGACTTTCTTCAACTACTATTCAATTTCCACAAAGGTGCTGGTGTTTCATCAAAGATTCCCTTGCTGTCCTACATCAGTGATATTGTATTGTTGGATCAGGACTGATCATGCTCTTCCCATCCTTTTTCACTCCAAATTTTCCCCTCTTTCAACATGAAAACGGAAGAGCTTGAGTTCCTTCTCCCCTGTGAAGTTTCTTTTCCACTTTGTATTCTTTCTACAACTGAAAGTGAAAAGGACATTTCCATCcaactgtttttgttttttcattctcTCATAAGCGACAGCCTAAAAGTAGTGTCAACTGTCAACTCAAGCCAGAATAGGAATTTGATAACTAGAGTATGTTTGATTACACTTACTTTCCAACTAACAGTTATTTAACATCCAGGAAACACAGACAGGAATAGAAAGGATCAAAGGATACCACAACAAAGTTCTACCTTGATCTTATAATCTGGATGTTTCTGAAGTGCTTTAAGAAGACAAGGAGTTGCAAGCTTTGCAATCCATCGAGCAGCTGCAACCATTCCACAATGTGCATAGCCCAAAACTAAATTTCTGACTCCTCCTTCATGTACAATAGTGTGATGAAATGGTACAACTGCTCCAGTTGCAGCAGTCAAAGTGTCTTTGATGCTATGAGTTCCCcgaatcaataaaagaaaacattttgAGTCATCATCAACTAGAATTGTAAATGCTGGCTTCAAAATCTGcacaaaataagaaataagttaACAAAATAGCATCACGGTGGAACCTATGTTATATTTTAGGGCTAAAGTACCAGCAAATTATACATAAATTTTTGAATAATAATTCGAAAGAAAGGATAATACTACTGTACTATCAGAGTAAAAAAATAATGGATGTCCACTCTGaggcacatgttcattaatcTAGACCATCAATCTATAATTTTCTCCAACAATCCATTAAAAGATGGTCCAGATCCATAACCACCTGCCAAAacattttctgatttttacaAAGGAGACATGTATCATTGTATAAATATTATAGTAGGGAATCATTGATCATTGCTCAAAAAGCACTAGTGCACCTCCCCTTCAATCCCCCTCCCCTGAAGAAGAACAAGTAATATTTAAACTGAAATCCAAACATACTCACTCCTGCTTTTGGTTCCTGAAGCAGAACAtcttcttcagaatagcctgtctCCTCCAAAAATAACGGGAATGGTTTCTTTGAGAAATGCCAACAAAGGGTCAACAGTTTTAGAAGGTATTTTAGTTCAGCAGTTATTTGAGATCCTCTGAGCTCCAAACTATCTTTACCACCAAATACACTGGCAACGTGTAAGTTTCCCTGCACAATGAAATGACAACATCAGCTGTCTAAGTCAATCTAATAAGATCCTTTTGATATTGTATTAAGAAAGATTGCACATAGATAATGGAATTGATTCTAGTATATTCAAAACGTTATTTTCTAAATTTGTAGCTAGATTCTACCGAGACACTACCATCAAGTAAGACTTCTGTAATAATTTGGCAACCACAAGGGGAGTGCCATTAATTGCTTTGAGCAAATGGTCTGTGGTTTATTGGTTTTGCCTGCCCACACAATACAATGGACTATTGTCTTTTATCTTCATCATCTTATAGAATAATGTTTGCCATGCTTTCAGTATTAAATCTTTCAATATGTTACTGAGAGCACCAATCCTTCCTAGTTTAAAAGAAGCACAAAGCttaaattaaaaaggaaagtgaaaaaCCACTAGCAAGAGTTCTAACCTGCCTCTTCAAAAGAAAGCTGATTCCAAAAGCCAAATCCCCGATGGGCCACTTTCCTAGAGTTTCAGAGTAAGTAAATCTAAGAGTCTCCGACAATGTTGAAATGGTCTCCAACCATGTTGCAGGGGCTTGGATATGTCGGATGTGTCCATGCGAGACTCGTTTAGCTCTCGGCGAGGAATGATTTGTCACTTCACTACCAGtgtcttcatcatcatccttAGATAGAGTAGATTGTAATTTACGGTTTAATGTATAGTACAAAAGAGCAGCTGCACCAGCCGCAGTGGCCATGGTTGCTGTTGCCATGATTTTGCTCCCAAAAACCCCAGATCCAAAGCAAAAGAACGCTACAATGAAGAAGGAAAGATCAAAACGAACTGAAACTCTTCAGATAATGAAGTTGAACACCATCCGCAGATAAAACTCAAAATTATTACCAAATAAGTCTCAGTCAAGAAACTTTTAATTCGAAGTCCTCGGATTCTGATTTCCTGAAGTCCTGCATTAATTGAAAGTAATGACTTCAACTCCATAAAAAGAAGCAATTTTCTAAACACAACAATATATTATAGCAGAGAAACTACTAAACCAGaaataatgaagaaaagaaactttTTTTCGCATGAATTTTGAATCAAACGAGAAAAAACGAAttgaaaaggaataaaaaagaaagagaaaaggatagAACACAACAATTAAAGCCCTTAAAAACTTCgaattccttttgttttacttaAAAACTTCCAAATTTACTTAAAACAGCATTGGATCGAAGCACATCTACATAACAATGATGATAACACATAAAAGAGAAGTTTAAATGGAAATCAACAAACCTGAAGAGCTCAATCAGAGAAATTTTgtgatcttttttccttttaaagttCCCGTAACCGAATGGGTTTCCTTCGTCGAGAAGAAGACGACGCCGTTTCCTCCCCAgtgtttaatattttaattcctGAAAGGGCACGTGTCGGTGTGTGAGTCAGCGAGTGTTGACCAGAATTCGGTTCTGAGATTCTcactttatttggtttttttttttgataaagagaacatttattgatgacatgAAGGATTAGGATTCACAATTACAAAGATTTTGAAGATTGGTAGTGGACACTGGTCAAATTGTCTTACATAAAAAGAATGTATCCAGTGCAGAAGGCTTCCGCCACTGCAGGATCTAggaagggtcataatatatggagttttacctttgtttttgcagaaaggctgtttccaaacttgaacccgtgacctcttgctcacaatggagcaatcttatcTATTGAATGTGAATAGGATTTCTTGGACAAGGGAATGAGTAACAACATTGAAATCGTAACAAATAAAGCCTACAGAGAGCTGGAATATGTCTTCAATGATAGGTAACTGCAGAAGAGGGGGAGGCTTGCATGTGATTGAACCTATTTTTGAATTAACAATTCTAGGCCTAATTGAGATCGAACCTATTTCTCAAACCTAATAAAGAAATCTCAACAGTATTTTAGGCTCAAATTGTGATTtaagaaatataaataaattaaattaatttataAACCAACAGGTACCTCGTGCAGTTGGTGATCtatggtgcgcttcatgcccatgttcACTAGAAGGTCTC
The sequence above is a segment of the Telopea speciosissima isolate NSW1024214 ecotype Mountain lineage chromosome 7, Tspe_v1, whole genome shotgun sequence genome. Coding sequences within it:
- the LOC122667906 gene encoding uncharacterized protein LOC122667906, whose amino-acid sequence is MATATMATAAGAAALLYYTLNRKLQSTLSKDDDEDTGSEVTNHSSPRAKRVSHGHIRHIQAPATWLETISTLSETLRFTYSETLGKWPIGDLAFGISFLLKRQGNLHVASVFGGKDSLELRGSQITAELKYLLKLLTLCWHFSKKPFPLFLEETGYSEEDVLLQEPKAGILKPAFTILVDDDSKCFLLLIRGTHSIKDTLTAATGAVVPFHHTIVHEGGVRNLVLGYAHCGMVAAARWIAKLATPCLLKALQKHPDYKIKIVGHSLGGGTAAILTYTLREQQEFSMTTCVTFAPAACMTWELAESGNEFLTSVINGADLVPTFSPASVDDLRSEVTASAWLNDLRNQIEQTRILSTVYRSASALGSRLPSIASARATVAGAGAILRPVSNGTQVVMRRAQCMAQAAWSRPALRLSSWSCMGARNQGTYTHSNPQEDSRSMESSTRAETAEPLLSSCEITTTVETERPASISEGMEWASEIECSHHSDEISQHTDDVDDGEDLMESGRHEDRMTEVELWQELEQELYRRKEGEEGDVAAEIREEEEAAISEIGGDSQEISAPEMKEAHRFFPPGKIMHIVTLHSDGPEFEGETTVNAEDTSNNQQQEGAKVKIFLTSRFLYSKLRLSQTMISDHFMPAYKKQIEQLINDLEEEEASVDANCKGEVIREEIL